In one Musa acuminata AAA Group cultivar baxijiao chromosome BXJ2-5, Cavendish_Baxijiao_AAA, whole genome shotgun sequence genomic region, the following are encoded:
- the LOC103972942 gene encoding copper-transporting ATPase PAA1, chloroplastic, whose amino-acid sequence MESAVWSPIRRIALLPPSRTTDYSRNLHPLLPFPKRPASHKARCFLTFESGRGVPPRPLAGANLCSSPFAPTLSRFTSVSSSHAVSGSGGGGDGVDGGSGGGGGDGGSSGGETVAKPVAGDLEDVPALGADVIVLHVGGMSCGGCAASVKRILESQPQVSSAIVNLEKEMAFIWTVPEAKVVQDWQQELGEKLAKHLTTCGFKSNLQDGGSGSSPA is encoded by the exons ATGGAGAGCGCGGTATGGTCTCCTATTCGCAGAATCGCCCTCCTGCCTCCCTCGAGGACCACCGACTATTCACGAAACCTCCACCCGCTCCTTCCCTTTCCCAAACGCCCCGCTTCCCACAAAGCCCGTTGCTTCCTAACTTTTGAGAGCGGTCGCGGCGTCCCCCCGAGGCCCCTCGCCGGAGCTAACCTCTGCAGCTCACCCTTTGCTCCCACCCTGAGCAGGTTCACGTCGGTGTCGAGCTCCCACGCGGTCTCCGgctccggcggcggcggcgatggcgtCGACGGAGGCAGTGGGGGCGGCGGCGGAGATGGCGGGTCAAGCGGCGGGGAGACCGTGGCCAAACCCGTCGCCGGTGATCTGGAGGACGTCCCTGCGTTGGGTGCCGACGTGATTGTCCTCCATGTCGGG GGAATGTCCTGCGGTGGATGCGCTGCAAGCGTCAAACGTATCTTGGAAAGTCAA CCTCAGGTATCATCTGCCATAGTTAACCTTGAGAAAGAGATGGCATTCATTTGGACTGTACCAGAAGCCAAGGTTGTGCAGGATTGGCAGCAAGAACTTGGAGAGAAGCTTGCAAAACACTTGACAACCTGTGGATTTAAGTCCAATCTTCAAG ATGGTGGCAGCGGCAGTAGTCCAGCTTGA